The genomic DNA GCTGGCGGGTGCGGTGAACAGCTGGCTCTTCACGTTCACTTCCTGATAGTTCTCGGTGGTGCCCTGAATCTGCCCCCACTCGACGGTGCCGCTAAAGGCTGGCAGAGGATCGTTGGATTCCCCCTGAATGCGTAATGTTGCGCGAGTACCATCCGCATTGGCCGCCACGTTAACCAGCGACATTTTCAGCGTGCCAATCTGGCTGTTAAGGCGCGCCGGGGTGTTAGACCCGGGCAGCAGATAAACCCCGCTGCTGGATTTGGCATTCAGCGCGTTTTGCTGGGTGATCTTCACAGTTTCTTTGTTCAGTTTGTCCATCGCGGTATTGAGCGTATTCACGCTTTGTTTCATTTGACGGACTTCGGTTTGCTGTGCACAGGCGCTAAGGGTAAACAGACTCCCCACCAGCAATATTTTCAGGTAACGTCTTGTCATTGCGTTTATTTCCTTGAAATAACGGATCTCCGTAATGGTAGCCAGCATCGCATCAACAGGCATAGATCCTTTGTCTCAAAAAGCTCTTCCTTTGTTGTCAGGCCAGATCAGGGTAAAATGAAAATCAGTTAACCACATAACAGGGATACCGTATGCATTGCCCATTCTGCTCCGCTGTGGATACCAAAGTTATCGACTCTCGCCTTGTGGGCGAAGGGTCTTCCGTACGCCGCCGCCGGCAATGTCTGGTGTGCAACGAGCGTTTCACGACCTTTGAGGTTGCAGAGCTGGTAATGCCGCGCGTGGTAAAAAGTAACGATGTGCGTGAGCCGTTTAACGAAGAGAAACTGCGCAGCGGGATGCTCAAGGCGCTGGAAAAACGCCCTGTCAGTGCAGATGACGTCGAAATGGCGTTAAACCACATAAAATCGTACCTTCGTGGTTTGGGTGAGCGCGAGGTGCCAAGCAAGATGATTGGCAACCTGGTGATGGAGCAACTGAAAAAGCTCGATAAGGTCGCCTATATCCGCTTCGCCTCTGTGTACCGCAGTTTCGAAGATATCAAAGAGTTTGGCGAAGAGATCGCCCGCTTACAGGATTAAGCTCATGCAGGATGAGATTTACATGGCGCGAGCCATGAAGCTGGCGCAGCGCGGTCGTTTTACCACCCATCCCAACCCTAACGTCGGGTGCGTCATTGTCAACGATGGCGAGATCGTGGGCGAAGGGTTTCACTACCGTGCCGGTGAGCCCCATGCCGAAGTTCATGCCCTGCGTATGGCCGGCGAAAAGGCGCGCGGTGCAACGGCCTACGTGACGCTGGAACCCTGCAGCCACCACGGCCGTACCCCGCCGTGCTGCGAAGCACTCATTGCGGCGGGTGTCGCGCGCGTTGTCGCGGCGATGCAGGATCCCAATCCGCAGGTTGCCGGACGCGGCCTGTATCGACTGCAGCAGGAAGGGATTGACGTCAGTCACGGCCTGATGATGCAGGATGCTGAGGCGATCAACAAAGGCTTCCTGAAGCGCATGCGCACCGGGTTCCCGTACATTCAGCTTAAGCTTGGGGCCTCACTGGATGGTCGTACGGCGATGGCGAACGGCGAGAGCCAGTGGATCACCTCTGCGCAGGCAAGGCGCGATGTGCAACGTCTGCGCGCGCAAAGCCATGCTATCCTCACCAGCAGTGAAACGGTTCTGGCTGATAATCCTGCCATGACCGTGCGCTGGGATGAACTGAATGCCGATACCCAGGCGTGCTACCCGCAGGAAAACCTGCGTCAGCCGCTGCGTATTGTCATCGATAGCCAGAATCGCATCACGCCAGCGCACCGCATCGTGCAACAGCCGGGCGAAACCTGGATTGCACGCATGCATGACGATGCGCGTGAATGGCCGCAAGGCGTACGCAGCATCATGGTGCCAGAGCATAACGGGCACCTCGACTTAGTGGTGCTGATGATGCTGCTTGGTAAGCAACAGGTGAACAGTATCTGGGTAGAAGCGGGGCCGACGCTGGCCGGCGCGCTGCTGCAGGCCGGGCTGGTGGATGAGCTGATTGTCTACGTTGCACCTAAACTGTTGGGTAACGATGCGCGTGGTCTGTTTGTGCTGCCGGGTCTTGAAAAACTTGGTGATGCACCGAAACTCAAATTTAGCGAGATTCGTCCGGTGGGCCCGGATGTCTGCCTCCATTTAACGCCAGCGTAATTGCTCCTGAAATAGGGAAGCAGTGCGCAAAGTATTATGATAAAATCCGCCCCCCTGCGGGGCCAAATGAACCCGTAAAGGAAGAGTATGAACATTATTGAAGCTGCTGTAGCTACCCCGGACGCTCGCGTCGCCATCACCATTGCGCGTTTCAACAACTTCATCAAC from Enterobacter ludwigii includes the following:
- the nrdR gene encoding transcriptional regulator NrdR, with translation MHCPFCSAVDTKVIDSRLVGEGSSVRRRRQCLVCNERFTTFEVAELVMPRVVKSNDVREPFNEEKLRSGMLKALEKRPVSADDVEMALNHIKSYLRGLGEREVPSKMIGNLVMEQLKKLDKVAYIRFASVYRSFEDIKEFGEEIARLQD
- a CDS encoding DUF3251 domain-containing protein, which produces MTRRYLKILLVGSLFTLSACAQQTEVRQMKQSVNTLNTAMDKLNKETVKITQQNALNAKSSSGVYLLPGSNTPARLNSQIGTLKMSLVNVAANADGTRATLRIQGESNDPLPAFSGTVEWGQIQGTTENYQEVNVKSQLFTAPASVLAPSDVDIPIQLNGLTPDQLGFIRIHDIQPAAQ
- the ribD gene encoding bifunctional diaminohydroxyphosphoribosylaminopyrimidine deaminase/5-amino-6-(5-phosphoribosylamino)uracil reductase RibD, which encodes MQDEIYMARAMKLAQRGRFTTHPNPNVGCVIVNDGEIVGEGFHYRAGEPHAEVHALRMAGEKARGATAYVTLEPCSHHGRTPPCCEALIAAGVARVVAAMQDPNPQVAGRGLYRLQQEGIDVSHGLMMQDAEAINKGFLKRMRTGFPYIQLKLGASLDGRTAMANGESQWITSAQARRDVQRLRAQSHAILTSSETVLADNPAMTVRWDELNADTQACYPQENLRQPLRIVIDSQNRITPAHRIVQQPGETWIARMHDDAREWPQGVRSIMVPEHNGHLDLVVLMMLLGKQQVNSIWVEAGPTLAGALLQAGLVDELIVYVAPKLLGNDARGLFVLPGLEKLGDAPKLKFSEIRPVGPDVCLHLTPA